The following are from one region of the Candidatus Bathyarchaeia archaeon genome:
- a CDS encoding zinc ribbon domain-containing protein, with product GVKVIYVPARDTSKRCSICGYKTLENTRRRLWCPHCGATLDRDENAARNIAAGGLRFSPNGPPGEAMVEEQEPENTTLILKVDGGKLSPTTNEGNNQSC from the coding sequence AGGAGTGAAGGTAATCTACGTTCCTGCTAGAGACACGTCAAAACGGTGCTCAATATGCGGGTACAAGACCCTAGAGAACACCAGACGAAGACTATGGTGTCCACACTGTGGAGCCACGCTAGACAGGGACGAGAACGCGGCTAGAAACATAGCCGCGGGAGGGCTGAGGTTCAGCCCCAACGGGCCTCCAGGTGAAGCAATGGTAGAGGAACAGGAACCGGAGAACACGACCCTAATCCTCAAAGTCGATGGAGGCAAGTTAAGTCCAACGACCAACGAAGGCAACAATCAATCCTGCTAG
- the rpiA gene encoding ribose 5-phosphate isomerase A gives MSWTEKARLSAAAQAVRELRNGMTVGLGSGTTVLKALDLAAERIKKEHLNISWVPTSYQMEMAARRLGLKTTTLPEDIEIDLALDGADQVQWRSLDLVKGGGAALLREKIVDATTKKLVIIIDEKKLAKTLGGEQPIPVEITPFAYHSTLGKIRKISEKAVLREAPGGKVGPVITDNGNLIIDAYYRNLRRPDIINEKLKQIPGVIETGLFLEMCDTAYVGRKDGKVDILRRS, from the coding sequence ATGAGCTGGACAGAAAAAGCACGGCTCAGCGCAGCCGCACAGGCCGTTCGGGAACTCAGAAACGGGATGACCGTCGGCCTCGGAAGCGGCACCACAGTCCTCAAAGCACTCGACCTCGCAGCAGAAAGAATCAAGAAAGAACACCTCAACATCAGCTGGGTCCCAACAAGCTACCAGATGGAAATGGCCGCCCGTAGACTCGGCCTCAAAACAACCACGCTACCCGAGGACATAGAAATCGATCTGGCACTAGATGGCGCCGACCAGGTACAGTGGAGATCACTAGATCTAGTCAAAGGCGGCGGCGCAGCCCTCCTCAGAGAAAAAATAGTCGACGCGACAACCAAGAAACTCGTCATTATCATTGACGAGAAAAAACTCGCGAAGACGCTAGGCGGAGAACAACCCATCCCCGTTGAGATCACACCCTTCGCCTATCACTCCACACTAGGCAAGATCCGGAAAATATCCGAAAAAGCAGTACTACGAGAAGCACCGGGCGGCAAAGTCGGACCAGTAATAACCGACAACGGCAACCTGATCATCGACGCCTACTACCGCAACCTCCGAAGACCAGACATCATCAACGAAAAACTCAAACAGATCCCAGGAGTAATAGAGACAGGACTCTTCTTGGAGATGTGCGACACGGCTTATGTGGGTCGAAAGGATGGAAAAGTCGACATCCTACGTCGAAGCTAG